The nucleotide sequence TCGTCGAGCTTTCGCTCAGACCGCAGAAACTGGCAGAGTTCATCGGCCAGCCCAAGGTCAAGGACTCGCTCCGCATCTACATCGATGCGGCGCTCGCGCGGCGCGAGCCGCTGGACCACACGCTCTTCTTCGGCCCGCCGGGACTTGGCAAGACCACGCTTGCGGAGCTGATAGCGCGCGAGCTGGGCGTGAACATCCACTCGACGTCGGGGCCGGCGCTGGAAAAACCGGGAGATCTCGTCGGAACTCTGACCAACATGCGCGCCGGCGATATCCTCTTCATCGACGAGATTCATCGTCTGCGTCCCGTGATCGAGGAGTTCCTCTATCCCGCGATGGAGGATTACAAGATCGACATCAGATTGTCCGAAGGCCCCAAGGCACAGACGATCACGATGGCGATCGAGCGATTCACGCTCATCGGTGCGACGACGCGGCTCGGCATGCTCACAGCACCGCTGCGCGCGCGCTTCGGGATCGAGCAGCGACTCAACTACTATCCGGTGGAGGCGCTAGAGCTGATCGTCCGCCGCACTGCAGAAGTGCTGAAGACGGAGATCGACGTCCACGGCACGCATGAAATTGCGCGTCGTTCACGCGGCACACCGCGCGTCGCGAACCGGCTGCTGCGCAGGGTGCGCGACTACGCCCAGGTGCGCGCCGATGGAATCATCACGTTGCCAGTGGCTGACGAAGCGCTGCAGATGCTCGACGTCGATCAGTTCGGACTGGACGACATGGATTCGCGCATTCTCAAGACCATCATCGAGAAGTTCGAGGGCGGTCCGGTAGGAATAACGACCATCGCTGCAGCAGTCGGCGAGGATGCTGGAACGCTCGAGGAAGTATACGAGCCGTTCCTCGTGCAGAACGGATTTCTCCAGCGCACTCCACGTGGACGAGTCGCAACGCCGCAGGCGTACCGTCACTTCGGATACACGCCACCAGCGCAAGCACAGCAAACCAGTTTGCTCTGATGTTGACCATGTACGCAAAGAAGCTCCGAGGAATTCCGCGGAGCTTCTTTTCTCGCGGGGTTGCCGCCGCTACGGATCCATGCCAATGATCCTGCGAATACAAGGTCGTCTGATAACCCAGTCAATCAGCCAGCCCGTGCCAGGGACGAGACTCGAACTCGCACCGCCGCAGCAGGGTTATCATTATCCTGCATAAGCCTCCCATGCACGGAACCAGAACCTCCGACTACGACTTCCAGCTCCCACCTGAGCTGATTGCGCAATCGCCGCCACCCGTGCGCGGCGAGAGCCGGCTCATGGTCGTCGATCGCGCAACGCAAACGATTGCGCATCGTCGCTTCGCGGACATCGTGGAATACATTCCCGACGGTGATGTGCTCGTTCGCAACACCACGCGCGTCATGCGCGCTCGTCTGCTCGGCACACGCGATTCCGGAGCGCCCGCCGAGATACTGCTGCTCAAGTCACTCGGCGACTCACGCTATGAAGCGATGGTGCGACCCGGCGGAAAGGTGAAACCCGGACGCATGATTCACATCGGCGATCAACTCGACGTTCGCATTCTCGAAACGACGGAACGACGCACGCGCATTGTCGAGCTCGTCACGCCGCTCAACGACTCGGATTCGATCGAGCGCTACGGACACATCCCGCTTCCGCCATACATCACGCGCGCCGACGCTCCGCCGGATGCGGAACGATACCAGACGGTTTACGCCGCCGAGACCGGATCGGCCGCTGCTCCAACTGCAGGATTGCATTTCACGCCTGAGATACTGAGCGCGCTGCGCGCGCACGGAGTCGAAATCGCAGATGTGATTCTCCACGTCGGCGCGGGCACGTTCAAGCCGGTCGAAGTCGACGATCCCGCGCAACACGTGATGCACGAGGAGTGGTACGAGGTACCGGCACTTGCCTCCCAACAGATCGCCAGTGCCCGCTCGCGCGGCGCGAAGACGTGGGCCGTGGGCACGACGTCCGTGCGCACGCTCGAGAGCGCCGCAACCGCGGATGGAGTCGTCGCATCCGGCAGCAATGAGACCAGCATCTTCATCCGCCCGCCGTACGCGTTCCGCGCGGTCGATCATCTGCTGACTAACTTCCACCTGCCACACTCGACGCTGATCATGCTGGTAGCGGCCTTCGCCGGCTTCGACCTGACCATGCGTGCGTACGCGACCGCGGTCGAGGAGCGCTACCGCTTCTTCTCCTACGGCGACGCAATGCTCATTCTCTGATCCCGATGCCGTTCAGCTTCAACGTCTTGCAATCCCAGGGTGGAGCGCGCGCGGGTGTGTTCGCGACGCCGCACGGCGACGTTCCGACTCCGGCATTCATGCCTGTCGGTACGCTCGCGACAGTGAAGGCGCTCGACCCCGACGACCTGCACCGCGCCGGCGCATCGATGGTGCTCTCCAATGCGTACCACCTGCACCTCCGGCCCGGCGACGAGCTGATTCGCGACATGGGAGGGCTGCACAGATTCATGGGATGGAATGGCCCCCTGCTCACCGATTCGGGCGGGTTCCAGGTGTTCTCGCTCGAAACGCTCAGAACCATCAACGAGGAGGGCGTCGAATTTCGGAGCCACATCAACGGCGACGCGAAATTCTTCACCCCCGAAACCGTGATTGGCATCGAGCGCAACATCGGCGCTGACGTGATGATGCAATTCGATCATGTCATTCCCGGGCAGTCGAGCGAGGCCGTGGCGCGCGACGCGATGGAGCGCAGCGCGCGCTGGCTGGCGCGCTGTCTCGCAGAGTTCGAAGCTGGCGCGGCAAGTGCCCCGTTCGAGCAGACTCTCTTTCCGATCGTGCAGGGCGGAATCCACCCACACCTGCGCAGCGAGTCCGTCCAGCGAATCACGGAGCTCTCGCACTGGACCGGATTCGGAATCGGTGGCCTGTCCGTCGGCGAGGCCAAACCCGACATGTATGCGATGCTCGAGGTCGCCGACGAGGCGATCCCGCGCGACCGGCCACGCTATCTCATGGGGGTTGGATTCCCCGAGGACCTAATCGAAGGCGTCCGGCGCGGGGTCGATCTGTTCGACTGCGTCGCCCCTACACGAATGGGACGCACCGGAGCCGTCTTCACCCACGACGGACGGCTCAATGTGAAACGCGCCGAGCTGCGTGCCGATCCGGGGCCGCTCGATCCGGACTGCGACTGTCCCGCCTGCACCCGATTCAGCCGCGCATATCTGAGGCATCTGTTCGTCAGCGGGGAGATACTCGGCCTCCGCCTCCTGTCGCTTCACAATGTACATTTCCTGATTCGACTCATGCGTGCCGCCCGGGAACACATCGCAAGCGGAACGTTCGATGAGTGGAGCGCCGACTGGCTCGTGCGCTACTTCGCGACACCCGAAATCACACGATGAACAATCCGCTAGTAGGCACCATCCTGATGTATGGCGCGATCGGCGCCATCTTCTATTTCGTCCTTCTTCGCCCGCAGCAGAAGCAGAAGAAGGAGCACGATACCATGCTCCGGAGTCTTCGCCGCGGAGACGAGATAGTCACGGCCGGAGGCGTCGTGGGCGAGGTGACGTACATCGCGCAGCAGACCAAGGACGGCAATCCGGTCATCTCGCTGGACGACCGCGTCACGATAAAGTCCGGCGACACGCGCCTGATCGTGGAGCGCGGTCGCATAGCCAAGATCATGCGCAAGAATTCCGCGGGCGCCGAGGAGTAACGAGCTGTGGCTGTACTCGACATTCGCGTTCTTGGAGACCCGATCCTGCGTGAGCGCACCGAAGCTCTTCGAGCTGTTACCGACGAGGTTCGTGCGCTCGTAGCCGACATGTTCGAAACGATGCGCGCCGCAGAGGGGATTGGTCTCGCCGCGCCGCAGGTCGGCCGCAAGGAGCGTGTCTTCGTGATGGATGTAGATGACGAGCCGATGGCGATGGTGAATCCCGAGATCATCGAGCGCCAAGGCTCCGAGCGCGCGGAAGAGGGCTGCCTTTCCATCCCGGAGATTTTCGGCGATGTGGATCGCGCAACGCGGATAATCGTGCGAGCGCTCGACGCCGAGGGCAAGCAGTTCGAGGTCGAGCTTACCGATCTCGCCGCCCGATGCGTGCAACACGAGCTGGACCACCTCGACGGCAAGCTCTTCATCGACTACATGAGCCTGATCAAGCGCAAGTTCACGGCGCGGAAGTGGGAGAAGGAAGCGGTCAATTATCCGGGTTTCATTCGCAAGCTAGAGCCCGGGAAGGCGCATTCACGCAAGTCCCGCTCGCGCAAATCGACGGATCCTGCCGCGCCACCCTTCGAGCCGGAGCTCTGACCTTTCCATGCGCGTAATGTTCTGGGGCACACCCGATTTCGCCGCACCAGCGCTGCGCGCGCTCGTCGGCGAGGGGTTCGAGGTCTGCGCCGTCGTTACTCGTCCGGACAGGCCCGTGGGGCGCAATCGCGTGCTCACGCAGCCCGCGGTCAAGCAGATCGCAATCGAGGAGTCGCTCCCCGTCTTCCAACCCGAGTCGCCGCGGGACGAAGACTTCCGCGAGCTCGTCGAGGCGGTCGCGCCGGATCTTTCCGTCGTCGTCGCCTATGGCCACATCCTGCCGCGCGCCATAATCGACGCGCCCACACACGGCACACTCAACATTCACGCGTCGCTGCTGCCAGCCCTCCGTGGCGCATCTCCAATTCAGGGCGCGATCCGGGAGGGGCTGACCGAAACTGGTGTCACCATCATGCGGATGGTACCCGCCCTCGATGCCGGCCCGATCATTCTCCAGTCGCGCACGCCGATAGCCGATGACGAGACCTACGGAGAGCTCCAGGGCCGCCTGTCCGAGCTCGGCGCGCTCGCTCTGATCGAGGCGCTCACACTGATCGAGCTGGGCCACGTAACCGAGCATGCTCAGGACGATTCACTGGCGACCTACGCGGCCAAAGTGGATCGAGACACTACTCGCATCGACTGGTCGCTCAGCGAGCATCAGGTTGCCAACGTGATACGCGCCTACGACCCCAAGCCGGGCGCCTGGACGACCCACCGCGGGGCCGATCTCAAGCTTTTCGGGGCAAGACGCATTTTCGACATGTCCGGGTCTCCTGGGGAGGTACTCGCCGCCGATGAGGATGGCCTCGTCGTTGCATGTGGCGACGGCGCTGTCCGACTCTGCGATGTGCAGCCAGCCGGCAAGCGACGCATGCAGGCGATCGACTGGCATCGCGGCCGTGGTATCTCCATAGGCGATTCGCTCGGCTAATCACCCGCGCGTCCTGGCGTACGCGGCCCGGACGCGAGGCGGGCCGCCAGTTTTTGAAATGTGTCGCGCCGGCTCAACGGGTGTTGGACGCAAGCGGCAGTGAACCGATCTGGCAGCGCGCCTGAAAACGGTCAAAACGGGCATGTGTCGTCGTCCGGGTTGGCTCGAATCTCAGCCGAAAACCAGCTTCCCCCGCTTCACGACGCCATCTGCCCGCCTGTAGATCACTGGGAAATCGGGCCCTACGCCCGGGAAACAGGCTCGCTTGCGCGCTCTGCCGCAGCGGGCGATCCAAAGTCGGACAAGAGTGGATATTTTCGCCGCATGAACGAATGTTCACTATATATTCGCCCCGGCACGACACTCGCTTAAACTCTCACAAATTTGAGAAACGATTCGCAGATGTCAGTTATTGTTGAGAATCGGACTAATCTGCGCAATCGTGAGTCGACAACTTTCGTAACCTCGGATCAAGTGACACGCCTTAGATCGTGCACTTCGCGGGGGGCAGTTGGCATCTACGGCATCCGCTCCTTTGAAGAGGCCGTTCTTGGCAGCGCCCTGCGCGACGTTCCTTTTGCCAGTGTAAATAATGAGCACGAATCCCGGAATCATCGGGGACGGGCAGCTACCGGGGCACTCCCGAGACCGTCCGACGATGCAAAGCCACAAACCTGTCGCCGTCAACTACCGGGACGTTGAAAGCGTGAGCTCTGAGATCAGGGAAACCTCCTCTGGCAGCGCCATGCGCAGCTCGTCGATCACTCCGACGCGGATCATTGCCGCCGAGGTCTGCGCGGATGTTCGGGCTGGGCAGCTGCTGGATCCGTCGTTCGAACGGCACACCACGCAGATCGATTCTCGCGACCGGAGATGGACGCAGGAACTGCTCTACGGGATGATGCGCAAGCGTGCCTTCCTCGACGCTGTCCTCTCCGACCGTGTCCGCGGAGGGCTCGTCCGCCTCGATCCGGACCTCATCGACCTGCTCAGGCTCGGCGCGTATCAGCTGCTCTGCATGGGGTCGGTCCCCGCCTACGCTGCGATCGCCCAGACAGTCGAGCTCACCAAGACGCGCCACGGAATTGGCGCCAGCAAGCTCGCGAACGCGGTTCTGCGGCGAACTGACCGGGAGCGCGCCAACCTGGGCGTGGCGACGCCGCCAGATCCTATCGATGCACTCGCGCTCGCCAATTCGCACCCTCGCTGGCTCGTCGCCCGGTGGGTGGCACGGTGGGGCGCCGAGGAGACGGCAGCACTGCTGGCCGCAAACAACACCGAGGCGCCGGTAGTTCTTCGGCCGTACAATACGACGCGCGCCGAGCTGGCCGACATGCTCACGGCGGCGGGAGTACCGACGCACGGAGCCCCCCTTGTCGCCGACTCCATCGAGTTGGGGCACGGTGTTTCGCTTACCGAGCTCGAGGCGTTCACGCGCGGGCTGTTCTTCGTGCAGGATCCGGCCGCGACGCTGGTCGTCCAGTACGCCGGCATCGCACCGGGATCCCGGGTCGCGGACCTGTGCGCGGCGCCTGGCGGCAAGACCTTCGAGATGGCCCGCGATGCTGAAGTAGTGTTTGCGGCCGATCGGTCGGCCGCGCGCATGCAGCGCGTGATTGCGACGGCGCTTCGGCTCAATGCGAAGAACGTCGTGCCGCTGGTCGACGACGCTCGGCATCCCGCCTTGCGCAACATGGATGCTGTCCTGGTCGATGTGCCCTGCACCGGCACGGGCACCTTCCGGCGCCATCCGGACGCTCGCTGGCGCCTCAAGGCCTCGGACCTCGCTGTGATGCCTGCGATCCAGCGATCCATCATCCGGGCCGCCGCCGAAGCGGTGAAGCCGGGCGGGCTGCTCATCTACAGCACGTGCTCGTTGGAACCCGAGGAGAACGACACCCAGGTGGAAACATTCCTCGACGAACACCCCGAATTCACGCTGGAGCCGCCGCCTGATGGCGTGGTACCTGCTTCCACCCTGGATGCGGGACGCCTTCGCGTCCTACCGCACAGGCATGGAACCGACGGCGCCTTCGCCGCAAGACTTCGGAGATCTGAATAGGTGAATTTTCGCGCGCTCCTGCGGCGTGCGTTTCCTTACATAGTGATCGGCATCGGCGGCTTCGCGCTTGCTTACGTCGTGATCTTGATCTTCGTCCTTCCCACGAAGATCGTTCCATCAGCGCCGCAGCCTTCCGCTCCCGCGTCGTCGCCGGCATTCCAGCCCATCGATACGGCAGTCACGCAGCCACCACCCATGCCGGCCGAGCCTCCGCCGGTCAACGCTCGAATCATTCAGGCGCCACGGGACACGACGCCCATCATCACCCCCGATCTCGTGGGCATGGCGCTCCCGGACGCGCGCGGCGTCCTGAACAACCTGCGGCTCAGAACCGTGGTCACCCGCGATACCAGCTCGTTTCAGCCTCCGAATACCGTGATCCGGCAGGATCCAGCCGCAAATTCACCCATCACGGCGGGTGAATCCGTCACTCTTACTGTGTCGTACTTTCCTCCGGACAGCACCTCCAATACAATCCGGGTACCGCGAACGCCCGCGCCACCGATTATCCGGCCAGCCGCAGATTCGCTCCACTAGCTGGACACGACCCATCCAAAGCACGTCATGACAGTGAAACCAATTCGCATTGCCCCCTCGATACTGAGCGCGGACTTCGCATGCCTTCGCGACGAGATCGACATGTGCAGGCAGGGCGGCGCCGACTGGATTCACGTCGATGTGATGGATGGGCAGTTCGTCCCGAATCTGACATTCGGTACCAAGGTCATCGACGCGGTGAGACGTTGCACGGATCTGCCCATCGACGTTCATCTGATGGTGATCCATCCTGAATCGTACTTCGAGGATTTCGCACGCGCGGGAGCAACGGGACTGACGATCCACGCCGAGGCCACCGTGCATCTCCAGCGTCACCTGTCCCATATCAGATCGCTCGGCTGTAGAGCGGGAGTCGCGATCAATCCCGCGACGTCGCTGGACTCAGTGCGTGAAGTGACTGACGACATCGATCTCCTGCTCGTGATGACGGTCAATCCAGGATTCGGAGGACAGGCGTTCATTCCTGCGTCGATCGACAAGATCCGTCGCGCGCGGCGGCTGCTCGACGAGTCACGCTCCGATGCGGATCTGGAAGTCGACGGCGGTGTGGCGCGCGACACGATTCTGCAATGCCGTCGTGCCGGCGCCGACACGTTTGTCGCTGGCAATGCGATCTTCTCGGCGGCCAGACCATCTGCAGAAATTGGCGAGCTGAGAGCCGCCGCGACGGAGCTGGCATGACTGGCCGCGGACAGCTGGGCGTCGTTGCAATAGTGCTTGTTGCGGTGGCCGCGATCGGATTCGCGGTTACGCGCGCCCTCGGGACCGAGCTCACGCCGCTTGGCGCCGGCACGAGAGCTCCCGACTTTCATGCAGTGACGCTCGACACGCCGCCCAAACCGAAATCTCTCGCCGACTACAAGGGCCAGGTTGTTCTGGTCAATATCTGGGCGACATGGTGCCAACCATGCCGGGTCGAGATGCCGAGCATCGAGCGCCTTTACAAGACGTACGGACCCAAGGGCCTGCGTGTGGTCGCGGTGAGCATCGACGATCCGGGTACCGAGCCAGCCATTCGCGCCTTCGTACGGGACATGGGAATGACATTCGATGTGCTGCACGATCCTGCTGGCAAGATCGAGCACGCATATCAGGTGACCGGTTACCCGGAAACCGTGATCATCGGCAAGGACGGCGTGATTCGCAAGAAAGTTGCGATGGCCATCGACTGGGACACAGAGGGAAACCGCCGTCTCATCGAACACCTGCTTTCAGAATGACACGAGCATGACACTGTCGTGACTCGCATCCTGGGCATCGAGACATCGTGTGATGAAACGTCGGCCGCGATTGTCGATGACGAAAATGGCGTTCCAACGCTTCGCGCACTCGTCATTCTCTCGCAGGACGTGCATCGCGTGTTCGGAGGTGTAGTCCCGGAGATCGCGTCGCGCGCCCATCTCACGGCGATAGTCCCCGTGGTACGCGAGACTGTTGCACAGGCAGCCGCCACTCTCAGCGATCTCGACGCTGTCGCGGTCACGACGGAGCCAGGACTGGTTGGCGCACTCATGGTAGGACTCAACTACGCCAAGGGTCTGTCGCTCGCGCTCGATATTCCGATGATCGCGGTCCATCACATGGAAGGTCATCTCTTCGCGACTTCGCTGGACGATGCAACCGCCGAGCCGCCGTTCACGGCGCTGCTGGTTTCCGGAGGCCATACCCTGTTGCTCGATGTTCCAGCGTGGGGCAGCTACAAGCTACTTGGCTCCACGCGCGACGACGCCGCCGGTGAAGCTTTCGACAAGGTCGCGAAGTTGCTTGGTTTGCCATATCCCGGTGGACGTCACGTAGAGGCCCTTGCTCGCGATGGAGATCCTTCGCGCTTCCGCTTCAGCCGGCCGATGTTGCACAGAAATACGCCGAGCGACGACTCGTCGTATTTTGACGTTTCATTCAGCGGACTCAAGACCGCCGTGCTCAACGCGGTGCGGGGCTCGTCCGACATCGACCGCGATCGAGCCGATATCGCGCGTGGATTTCAGGATGCGCTCATCGAGACACTTGTCGAGAAAACCGCGCGCGCGGCCTCGATGTTTCATCGTGACCGGATAGTGCTCGGCGGCGGCGTCGCCTGCAATCGCACGTTGATCGAGGCGATGCGCGCACGGATGGGCATCCACGTCGAGGTGTTCGCGCCCACTCCGCGACTCGCTACGGACAACGCCGCCATGATCGCCCGGGCGGGACTCTTCCGTTATAATCATGGTGAGCGGGCATCGCTCGACCACGCCGCACGAGCGACCGCACCACTTCCTGGCCAGGAATGACTCACATCTTCGCATCGATCTCACAGAACGCCTTCACCTACAACATCGGCCGATTCGAATTCACCGGATTCGGCATCGCGATGTTGGCAGCGTTCATAATTGCCCAGATCGTCGCACAGCGCGAGATGTGGCGCCGCGGCCACGATCCGGCACCGATCTCGGATCTGGTATTTGCAGCCGTCATAGGCGGAATACTCGGCGGCAAGATCTACTACGCGATACTGATGGGCGACGTCAGCGCGCTCTTCAGCCGGGCCGGCCTGGTGTTCTGGGGCGGCCTCATTGGTGGAATCATCGCCGTGCTGTTCGTCGCGTGGCGCAAGAAGATGAGCCTGCTGCGCGTCGCGGACGTTGGAGGAATTGCCGTCG is from Gemmatimonadota bacterium and encodes:
- the ruvB gene encoding Holliday junction branch migration DNA helicase RuvB encodes the protein MSRAEITTPEVIADESVVELSLRPQKLAEFIGQPKVKDSLRIYIDAALARREPLDHTLFFGPPGLGKTTLAELIARELGVNIHSTSGPALEKPGDLVGTLTNMRAGDILFIDEIHRLRPVIEEFLYPAMEDYKIDIRLSEGPKAQTITMAIERFTLIGATTRLGMLTAPLRARFGIEQRLNYYPVEALELIVRRTAEVLKTEIDVHGTHEIARRSRGTPRVANRLLRRVRDYAQVRADGIITLPVADEALQMLDVDQFGLDDMDSRILKTIIEKFEGGPVGITTIAAAVGEDAGTLEEVYEPFLVQNGFLQRTPRGRVATPQAYRHFGYTPPAQAQQTSLL
- the queA gene encoding tRNA preQ1(34) S-adenosylmethionine ribosyltransferase-isomerase QueA → MHGTRTSDYDFQLPPELIAQSPPPVRGESRLMVVDRATQTIAHRRFADIVEYIPDGDVLVRNTTRVMRARLLGTRDSGAPAEILLLKSLGDSRYEAMVRPGGKVKPGRMIHIGDQLDVRILETTERRTRIVELVTPLNDSDSIERYGHIPLPPYITRADAPPDAERYQTVYAAETGSAAAPTAGLHFTPEILSALRAHGVEIADVILHVGAGTFKPVEVDDPAQHVMHEEWYEVPALASQQIASARSRGAKTWAVGTTSVRTLESAATADGVVASGSNETSIFIRPPYAFRAVDHLLTNFHLPHSTLIMLVAAFAGFDLTMRAYATAVEERYRFFSYGDAMLIL
- the tgt gene encoding tRNA guanosine(34) transglycosylase Tgt, which encodes MPFSFNVLQSQGGARAGVFATPHGDVPTPAFMPVGTLATVKALDPDDLHRAGASMVLSNAYHLHLRPGDELIRDMGGLHRFMGWNGPLLTDSGGFQVFSLETLRTINEEGVEFRSHINGDAKFFTPETVIGIERNIGADVMMQFDHVIPGQSSEAVARDAMERSARWLARCLAEFEAGAASAPFEQTLFPIVQGGIHPHLRSESVQRITELSHWTGFGIGGLSVGEAKPDMYAMLEVADEAIPRDRPRYLMGVGFPEDLIEGVRRGVDLFDCVAPTRMGRTGAVFTHDGRLNVKRAELRADPGPLDPDCDCPACTRFSRAYLRHLFVSGEILGLRLLSLHNVHFLIRLMRAAREHIASGTFDEWSADWLVRYFATPEITR
- the yajC gene encoding preprotein translocase subunit YajC, giving the protein MNNPLVGTILMYGAIGAIFYFVLLRPQQKQKKEHDTMLRSLRRGDEIVTAGGVVGEVTYIAQQTKDGNPVISLDDRVTIKSGDTRLIVERGRIAKIMRKNSAGAEE
- the def gene encoding peptide deformylase; the encoded protein is MAVLDIRVLGDPILRERTEALRAVTDEVRALVADMFETMRAAEGIGLAAPQVGRKERVFVMDVDDEPMAMVNPEIIERQGSERAEEGCLSIPEIFGDVDRATRIIVRALDAEGKQFEVELTDLAARCVQHELDHLDGKLFIDYMSLIKRKFTARKWEKEAVNYPGFIRKLEPGKAHSRKSRSRKSTDPAAPPFEPEL
- the fmt gene encoding methionyl-tRNA formyltransferase is translated as MRVMFWGTPDFAAPALRALVGEGFEVCAVVTRPDRPVGRNRVLTQPAVKQIAIEESLPVFQPESPRDEDFRELVEAVAPDLSVVVAYGHILPRAIIDAPTHGTLNIHASLLPALRGASPIQGAIREGLTETGVTIMRMVPALDAGPIILQSRTPIADDETYGELQGRLSELGALALIEALTLIELGHVTEHAQDDSLATYAAKVDRDTTRIDWSLSEHQVANVIRAYDPKPGAWTTHRGADLKLFGARRIFDMSGSPGEVLAADEDGLVVACGDGAVRLCDVQPAGKRRMQAIDWHRGRGISIGDSLG
- the rsmB gene encoding 16S rRNA (cytosine(967)-C(5))-methyltransferase RsmB, which gives rise to MSSEIRETSSGSAMRSSSITPTRIIAAEVCADVRAGQLLDPSFERHTTQIDSRDRRWTQELLYGMMRKRAFLDAVLSDRVRGGLVRLDPDLIDLLRLGAYQLLCMGSVPAYAAIAQTVELTKTRHGIGASKLANAVLRRTDRERANLGVATPPDPIDALALANSHPRWLVARWVARWGAEETAALLAANNTEAPVVLRPYNTTRAELADMLTAAGVPTHGAPLVADSIELGHGVSLTELEAFTRGLFFVQDPAATLVVQYAGIAPGSRVADLCAAPGGKTFEMARDAEVVFAADRSAARMQRVIATALRLNAKNVVPLVDDARHPALRNMDAVLVDVPCTGTGTFRRHPDARWRLKASDLAVMPAIQRSIIRAAAEAVKPGGLLIYSTCSLEPEENDTQVETFLDEHPEFTLEPPPDGVVPASTLDAGRLRVLPHRHGTDGAFAARLRRSE
- a CDS encoding PASTA domain-containing protein, whose amino-acid sequence is MNFRALLRRAFPYIVIGIGGFALAYVVILIFVLPTKIVPSAPQPSAPASSPAFQPIDTAVTQPPPMPAEPPPVNARIIQAPRDTTPIITPDLVGMALPDARGVLNNLRLRTVVTRDTSSFQPPNTVIRQDPAANSPITAGESVTLTVSYFPPDSTSNTIRVPRTPAPPIIRPAADSLH
- the rpe gene encoding ribulose-phosphate 3-epimerase; its protein translation is MTVKPIRIAPSILSADFACLRDEIDMCRQGGADWIHVDVMDGQFVPNLTFGTKVIDAVRRCTDLPIDVHLMVIHPESYFEDFARAGATGLTIHAEATVHLQRHLSHIRSLGCRAGVAINPATSLDSVREVTDDIDLLLVMTVNPGFGGQAFIPASIDKIRRARRLLDESRSDADLEVDGGVARDTILQCRRAGADTFVAGNAIFSAARPSAEIGELRAAATELA
- a CDS encoding TlpA disulfide reductase family protein — encoded protein: MTGRGQLGVVAIVLVAVAAIGFAVTRALGTELTPLGAGTRAPDFHAVTLDTPPKPKSLADYKGQVVLVNIWATWCQPCRVEMPSIERLYKTYGPKGLRVVAVSIDDPGTEPAIRAFVRDMGMTFDVLHDPAGKIEHAYQVTGYPETVIIGKDGVIRKKVAMAIDWDTEGNRRLIEHLLSE
- the tsaD gene encoding tRNA (adenosine(37)-N6)-threonylcarbamoyltransferase complex transferase subunit TsaD; this encodes MTRILGIETSCDETSAAIVDDENGVPTLRALVILSQDVHRVFGGVVPEIASRAHLTAIVPVVRETVAQAAATLSDLDAVAVTTEPGLVGALMVGLNYAKGLSLALDIPMIAVHHMEGHLFATSLDDATAEPPFTALLVSGGHTLLLDVPAWGSYKLLGSTRDDAAGEAFDKVAKLLGLPYPGGRHVEALARDGDPSRFRFSRPMLHRNTPSDDSSYFDVSFSGLKTAVLNAVRGSSDIDRDRADIARGFQDALIETLVEKTARAASMFHRDRIVLGGGVACNRTLIEAMRARMGIHVEVFAPTPRLATDNAAMIARAGLFRYNHGERASLDHAARATAPLPGQE